The Colius striatus isolate bColStr4 chromosome 9, bColStr4.1.hap1, whole genome shotgun sequence genome contains the following window.
acagaatGTGAGTTCAGAAAACCAGCAGAGGTTGTCTGTCCCAGTGCGTGAACGACAACAGGTGATTTCCTAGCTCTTTGTCCAGGTTGTGAGTCAACTGTGGCCTCTCCAGTACTTCACTGAAGCCGGAACCCTCACCAGAATGATAGAGGATCTGTTACAAAACAGCCTGTTGTTGCAGTTTATGTGCAGCTCAAGCTAGTTACATTGCTCTGTCTGCAACTCCGAAGCAGGTCTCTTGCTTTCTCTTATGTGAGTTGTTAAATTAGAATTATGTTGATAAAAATTAAGgtaactgaaaagaaatcaagtaATAGATTTTGCACCTCACCGTGATTTcagattttgaaaaagaaaaaacaacccaaaaaccAAAGAGCTTTTCAGAATTACGTACTTCAGTTAAAAAGGAATATCAAGCCTAACATATACAGGGTGTATGAGTGAAATTCTCTGGGAATCAGGCACTTGTTGAAACAACATTCTGCAATGTCACTAAGACTCTCAAGAGCCAAACGAAACTACAGCATCTGTAGAAAAAGTCCAGTTCTGCTACTCTCCCCCTTCTGACAGGGTTCCAAGCAGTGACAGGCAGATGGCAATCAAACTAGCTGTAATCATTCTGTATGGGACTTCTCAAAACCTGCAGCAGGTACTtgaatttgggggaaaaaagcaaaaaacaaacccaagcacCAAATCACATTTTCAAAGTAGAGCTTGGGCCTAGTGCACTGACAGTGCCATTTCTCTCCATAAAGAGTAAGCCGTAAAGAACAGAGGTTTACTAGCTGCCCTTGAGTAATACAGGCTGCAGGTAAGCCAGAGCTTTCCATGTTTTCCCTGGAGGCGTTTGTGTGGCTGCAACCCTTAACAGACTTTAGGCTGCACCACTACGAGACACTTTGGTCAGTGTTAATGACAAGAAACGGCCTTAAATACAGTAACTGTTAAGACAGTACACGACAGGGTTTAAATCATCTATAATAAAGTTGGCAGACTGAGCCCTGCCGGTGGGCGCAACTTGAATATGAATGCGAGAGGCGGCAGAGCCTAAGCACTGTGATTTATACAGCTGCGTCCCCACGTCACGACAGGGCTGCCGAGCACCCGAGCCGAGTGGCTCTGCTTTGCGCAGGGCTTCCGCGGGGAAAGGGCAATCCTGCGGCCGGCCGTGAAGCCTGGAAGCTGTGTGTCCCTGCCCGCACGCAGCCCACGGCCGGAGCGCCGCCGGCGCCGACACCGCGCCGTAAAGGAGGCGAAGGCGGCGCCGCCCGCGGCTAAGCACAGAGCCGCGGCGAGCAGGCGTCCCGGCAagctccgcgccgccgccgagCAGGGGCTGCCGCACGCCACGGTGCTCCAGGGCCGCCTCATTCGGagcccccgcccgcgccgcgcgGCCGAGCGACGCTCCGTGCCCGCGGCGCGGCCAACGGCAGCTGCTACCCACGCGCTCCGCCCACGGAGCCCCGCGCACTGCGGGGAAGCCCTCGCTGCGGCGGCCGCGCAGGCGCACTGCGGCCGCACTGCGTCGCCGGTGCCGCCTGGCCCGGCGCCAGGGGAGCCCCGCGCCGCGGCGCGCCGGCAGCGGGGCCtcccgggcggggcggggcggcggccgcGTCGAGCGCCTATTTATAGTGCGGGAGGctccccccgcccggcccgggaAGTGCCTTCCCGCAGCTCCGCACCGTGCGTTCTGCCTCGGGCCGGGAGCCGGGGCGGAGGGCAGCCCTTGTCTGCGGGGACGGCGGGCAGGAAGGAGCCGCCGCTCCGCCAAGGGACGACCCTAAGGGCGCGAGAGCAGGGGCTAGAGCGCTGTCACTTGGCGTCGCGCCGAAGTCAATGGCGGCTGCGGCCGTGCGGTACCTGGGGTTCTGGTTTTGGCAGTGCACCATTATACGCTGCGTGACGGAGGCGCACAGAGAGAGCCTGGGTCTGCCCCGTTCTGGCGCTGCGGGCTCAGCTCCTCGGCTCTCGACGGGCGCGGGCGCCGCAGGGCGCTGCTGGCAGGCCTCCGGAGTCCCAGAGATGCCCCTTTTCCGGGAGCAGGCAGCCCCCAGAAAGCTGCTCCGCATCGGGGCTGCAGGGGCGCGGCGCCTCCGCGCAGACGAGGGGAGGCGAGCAGTGCGAGTCAAGCAAATTGGGTTGGGAGTGACCGGGCGCTCTGCCCGcgggagcgcggcggcggcggggtcTGGGGGGAGCTCGTCAACAGCCCGGTGCCGCTTGCCCGGGCGGTGGATTCGCGCTCCCGGGGCCTCCGCGCGCTCCCGCGGTCCAAGGGCGGGCGCGCGGCCCGGCGGCAACCTGGCTCCCGTGCCCGGGctccccgcgcccccccgcccccagccGGGGCCGGAATCGCCAAATAAGGAGCGGGAAGCCTCCGCCGGAACCGAGACTTATAAGGTTATTTCCTAATATGGAAAGTGCGGCGGGGGCTTCCGGCGGGCTCGCCGGGGCGGACGGGGGCCGGAGACCCCGCGCCCCGGGGCCAGCGGCGCTGCGGCAGCGCTGCGGCCACGCTGCCCGGGGCGGGGGACGGGCCCTCACCGGGCGCGGGGCTCCCGGCCCGAGGCGGGCGGGGCCCCCGCGGCCCGGCTTTCCCCGGTGCCAGGCGCTGACGCCAGGCGGGGGTCCTCCAGCCCGCATCCATATAAGGGCTTCCTGCTTTCCATATATGGCCATGTACGTCAGGGCCGGGGCGGGCTGCGGCCGGTGGAACCCGATATATAGAGGCGGCTCCGGGGCGGGCGGGGAGTCCAGCGCTTCCAGCGGGCAGAGCCGGGGGGAGccccgggcgggcgggcgggcagcCGAGCACTTTCAGCGGGCAGCGCCGGGGCGACCGCGGCGCGGGGCACGCAGCGGGCGACGGCCGCCTCGCCGCAGCCGGCCCGTCCGCCGGGGCCCCGGCGGCAGCGCCACCACACGTCAGGGCCCGAGCCCGGCGCCCTGATGGCCGCGGCCAAGGCAGAGATGCAGCTCCTGCCCCCGCTGCAGATCTCCGACCCCTTCGGCACCTTCCCGCACTCGCCCCCTGCCATGGACACTCATTATCCCAAGCTGGAGGAGATGATGCTGCTCAGCGGCGGGGGCCCGCAGTTCCTTGCCCCCCCCGGGGCGCCCGAGAGCGCGGGCTTCGGGGCCGCCGGGGAGCCCGGGGAGCAACACTTCGAGCACCTGGCGGCAGGTAAGCGCGCTGGCCTcgcccgggcgggcgggcggggagTCCCGGTCCGCCGCGGGGGCAGCCGGCGCCTGCGGGGGCTCCGCGCTGCAGCGGCGCCCCCGTCCCGGCGGCTGCGCGGGGGGATTCTCCTGTCTGCGTCAGCGGCTCCGGGCTCGCTGCTGCTGGAGACCTGCCAGCGGCGCTGCAATATGTTACGCTCAATTATTAATTAACCAGAAGCAAAGGATCTGGGGCTGCGCTGTGTGGGGATGGCTCGCGAAgcgctggcagcagctgcagtggctgctggAAGTAATCGCTATTCCTCTCTTTTCAGACACTTTCCCCGAGATCTCCCTGAACAACGAGAAAACCCTGCCAGAAACGAGCTATCCCAACCAAACGACACGACTGCCACCAATAACCTACACAGGGCGCTTCTCCCTAGAGCCGGCCCCCAACACTAGCAACACTTTATGGCCAGAGCCCCTCTTCAGCCTCGtcagtgggctggtgggcatGGCTAATGCACCTCCGACCTCTACGCCTTCTTCATCGTCACCATCCTCCTCCTCGCAGACCCCCCCTCTGAGCTGTTCTGTCCAAGCCAGTGAGAACAGTCCAATTTATTCAGCTGCACCAACTTTCCCAAACTCCAGCTCTGACATTTTCCCTGAACCGCAGACCCAGTCTTTTCCCAACCACTCTGGAGCCCCCATCCAGTACCCACCTCCAGCTTACTCAGCTGCTAAAACCAACTTTCAGGTGCCAATGATCCCGGATTACCTATTCCCTCAGCAGCAGGGTGAGCTCAGTCTTGTTCCGGCTGACCAGaagcccttccctgcccttgagaCCAGAGCACAGCAGCCTTCCCTCACACCGCTCTCCACCATTAAGGCATTTGCTACTCAAACTGGCTCCCAAGAGCTGAAGACCCTCAACACTAACTATCAGTCCCAGCTGCTCAAGCCCAGCAGGATGAGGAAATACCCAAACCGTCCCAGCAAGACCCCTCCTCATGAGCGACCCTACGCCTGCCCAGTGGAGTCCTGTGACCGGAGGTTTTCACGGTCCGACGAGCTAACGCGGCACATCCGCATCCACACGGGACAGAAACCTTTCCAGTGTCGCATTTGCATGCGGAACTTCAGCAGGAGCGACCACTTGACTACACACATCCGCACACACACTGGAGAGAAGCCATTTGCCTGTGACATTTGTGGCAGAAAGTTTGCCAGAAGTGATGAGAGGAAGAGACACACTAAAATCCACCTTAGGCAGAAGGACAAGAAAGTGGAAAAGGCAGCTCCAGTCTCAACTGCTTCCCCAATTCCTGCCTACTCGTCCTCTGTGACTACATCTTACCCTTCCTCCATCGCCACCACCTACCCCTCGCCAGTGCGCACAGTGTATTCCTCGCCTGCTCCCTCCTCATTTCCCTCCCCTGCACACACCACATTCCCATCTCCTTCTATAGCAACCACTTACCCCTCTGGCACTGCCACTTTTCAGACCCAAGTGGCCACCTCCTTCTCATCTCCAGGGGTCACCAACAATTTCAGCTCGCAGGTGACCTCAGCTCTTTCAGATATGACATCAACCTTTTCTCCAAGGACAATTGAGATTTGCTGAGATTACCTTCTGGAACAGGAGAATTCACCTTTTCCATTGGTATTACCAGACATGAAGTCTCCAGTTACTCTCCCAAACACCATACGTTGCAAGGCTatttaagttttctttaaacTTCAGCTGCCTGAAACAACTGCCATTTAAGTTTTCCACCTCTGTTGAATGACTTAATTTGCATGGACTGTGGATATAAGTTCAGTATAATTTTCCCCGTAAACAACAGTCTTTTATTAGGAAGAACAGACTTTTGATTAAGTATGTAGCTGATGTAAATTGTACATGTGCCAtggttttcatttcctttagGTACTATTGATGTGAAAAATCTTTGCATATCCATATTGTATTATTTGGAGTTTGCAGGGCCAtattttgtaaatgttaattcTATTTCGGTGACAATGCTGTAATGAGTTTCAAACTTCTTTGGGAACAGCACTTACTGTATTTGAGCATGTTAGAGTGATGCTATGTAAATATCACCTGATGAGACACTCACATGTGGcagaagttttgtttttaaagttacaAGTCTTGGTGCCTTTTTGTGAAGCCTTGCTGACGTCATGCATTTGTGTGAATGGATGCTTTGCATCTTGCCTTAAAGTGAAAGGGATGTTGCTCAAGGAATGTAAAGGAGAGCAGGGAATGGGTGGGGAAGGGAGCACGAGAAAGCCCTGGGGGACAGAAtgtaagcaaaaaaaaccccacacctctCAAAGTCTatttttgttacaaaaatgtaaatttatatatatatatatatatattcaggAGTTGGAATGTTGTAGTTACCTACTGAGTAGGCAGCAATTTTTTGTATGTTATGAACATGCGGTTCAttattttgtggtttatttttactttgtaaTTGTGTTTGTTAAAATGAAAGTGACTGTTTGGCTTCTAAACACATCGAATGCGCTTTCCTGCCAATGGGATATGTGGTGTACAATACCCTTccgaaaaaaataaataaaatatccaATCGTGTGCACTTCCATGTTTTCCTTTAAGTTGCTACATAGGAAGACTGTGCTGCAGCAACCCTGACTCCTTGAATGGCTGGGAAGTAACAAGTGCTACTTGACTCCTGGAGAAATACCCACTGAAAGAAAGGAGGGGAGACCAATCGCTCATAAATACGAAGGCATGGATGGAACACGCATATGCTTGCCTTAGGTGCTCTTTTGAAGTAGCCACAATTCCTGTTTTCTGGCTTCTCTAGAAGCCTGTGAGATAATCctagtgtcgtggtttggcaaaccatgacacctaggaagaaaaacaattctcAAAGTGCTGACAATAAGGGTTGAAAATTAAGATCTCCAATGTTTGTTCATAGATAGTCAGAAATCTTCCTGGATGCAAGACAGTAGAACAGTTTCTAGTCTGGAAATAAAATGAGCTTAGTCCAAACGGTTGGTTGATGgaaggcagctctgctcagctgagGACTGTCATAAGTTCCTTCTCAACACAGCATAGACTTGATAGCCTTTAGTACAGATGTTTCAGCATTTACAGAGAGGAAAGCATTTCCTTATGTGGTGGtttgaaatacatttcagaGAGTATGTGACCTCTCTGCAAACTCAGAGGAGTTTGCATCCATGAGAACTGGTAGTGCAGGTACAGAGGAGAGTTCTGGTAAATCCCAGTCTATCATCTCTGAGGCAGGACTGTCCTCAGTGGCTTGGAATAAGCTGTGGGAAAGGGCCCGTACTTCCTTGCGTGGGTTTGTGTCTGAAGTGCTGGGTGTGACCTGCGAGCTGCTAACAGTGACTTTGCAGCTGGCCCTCATGGgccttttcagaaaaaaaagcactagcTTTTTTCAACCCAAGGGGCTTCAGCCTCCAGCCAAGGCATGGGCAAACTGACTAATATGGCTTCACATTATTTGAGCATGTAACCCATGCCAGAAGCCACAGAAATCCACTTATGGAAGACAAGGTACTAACAAAGGACCTTCAAATGTGATGCTTCAAAGAAGGAAGCAAATAACATTATATAAAGctagctgcatttttttcccccacctttGGGTCCCAAAGtcaacagcaaaataaacagtTGGGAGTCAGTCCAAGTCCATTCTGATCTGTGGGCACTGCTCTGTTCAGATGTTTAGAATAGAACAGAATAGAGATAGTATAGGATGTTGAAAATAGATGTTATATAGTATTTGAAAAGGACCTAGGGCCCACAAAGATCATCTAGACTAACTGCCTGACCACTTCAGGGCTATGCTATGAAGCATGCTAATAAAGGCATTGTCCACATGCCTTTTAAACACTGATAGGCATAGGAAATTcaccacctctctaggaagcctgtttcagtgtttgaccaccctctCGCTAAATAAATGCTTCCTAATGTCAGGTCTGAATCTCTCCTGATGCAGCTTTTAATCATTCCCACGTGTCCTGTACTGTCACTGGATATCAGAAAGGACATCAGCACCCTACCCTCtccacttttcctcctcagaaagATGTAGATGCTGTCATCTTTTTAAGCTAGTCTCTGCTAACTCCTGGTCTAGGCTTCTGGAATTGTGAATGTGCAAAAAACTAACCACGTGGGCTCTCAAGCAATGCCTGATGACTCTGAGGGTGCCCCAGGTTTGCTAGTGCGCTTTGTACTGAAATGAGCAGTCATGGTAATGGCCACGCCTGAACAGGCAGCAAAGATGCTCTTTGGTGCATTATGGGCAAGCTGGACCGactcaggcagtgtggcagggctgtgcaggtATGAAAGCCAGAGCACCCTTTCTAGACAGCAGTGCAAGGGAGATGATGGGAACTGCAAGGCCTCTCTAGCTCAAAGAAACGCTGATCCTACTTGCCCTGTGCTTTCTCCACTTTGTGACAGTAGGTTCTTTCAGCTTGTGGATGCCTCCAGAAATCCACCCTAACTctctctccccctgctcccctgtCACTTACTTAGTCCTCATCTTGAGGGTGCCACAGTCTCTCTTTAAATGGAAGGATTCTGAACTTCCACGGCTGTGGGCATTGGTCACAGGCACTCTGCAGGTAGCAGTGTCCAGATGCAGGGATGTTCAGAGAAACTGAACAGGGTACATAGGGCAACTGTTGGTCCCACGTTAACCCTGACTCAAAAAGTATTATAGCTGAATAGGGCAAGCCAGCCGTGTTCCGAGGGAAGAGTTTGATACCCATGCACTGTAGTTTGCCTATAACTGCCTGCAAGCTGGCAACTGACACTTCCTGTCCAGCCAGGGCATCACTTATCTGAATTGCATCTCATTGCAGGAAATTCTCCAGTATCATGGAGCTTCTCATCTGaccaaaactaaaaccaaaactaCACGGGAAGATCTGTAACATGTGCCAACCACGGCCACTTTCGTGTAGATACCCATTGGTGTAACTTCCTAGGAAGAGCTCTTAATTTAAGCTTTGGCATTTGGTCTAAATTGCAGTGGCTTGTGCTCTCCATTTGTCATCCTTGTTTAtaacataaagaaaaagcatGAGGTCTTTTGCTCCCACTCTTTTCATGGCGTTCATCccagaaaatgaaagcagattTCAGGGTTGAGAAAGCACTGACTGTGCATTCTCTGTGAGATCTTTCTGCTTGCTGTTGGTCTGGAGAAGATGGGATTTCCGATTCCTAAAAAGTTTGCTCCTTGTCTGAGAGGATAAACCTTTTTCAAGGAGGCTGTTCCCTGGGAAACTGCAGGTGCTGCCTCTGGCCGGGGAACCCCCTCGCCTTCCGCGCAGATAACGGCCCGGTGCGGCGCAGCGAgggcgggggcggggagggAAGCGGGGGCCTCTGGCTTTACCAGTCCCTAGCACAAAACCCATTCGCCTGAATGAAACCTCGGCTGTTTGTCAGTTACAGCCCAGCGTCAGCTATGGCCGCTAGCGCCGGCGAAGGCCGTGCGTCGCCGCCGGCGGCCGCCGGGCTGCTCCTGGGGGACagcgcggggccgcgccgcggcTGCTGGCGGAGCGCCGGCGGGGACACGGCGCCCGCAGCGCCGGGAGCGCGCGGGGCTCCGTCACGCGGCCGCGGGGAGGCCAAGGCCGAGCGGAAACGCCGCTCCCGCGGCGCCCGGAACCGCCGGCACCATATTTGGCGTTTCCTCCGCGCCTTTTATGGCACATCCGAGGCCCAAAAAAGGTGTTTCCTGCTCCCCCATTcccggggccgcgccgcgcaGCTGCCGGGAGCCCGCCGCAGAGCTGGTCCCTCCCCGCCCCGGGGTGCACTGTGGGGCCTGTTGGCGAGCCCCGCGGCGGCCCCGGGCGGGGAGGGCTGAGCTCCGTGCGGGGCCGAGCGGCGGCCCCGGGCCCCTGCGCGCTGCCGCCTGCGTGCCCGCGCTGCCCGGGCCTGCCGGAGGCCACGCAGGCCGCTGGCGTTTCCTCGCCGCTGCCCGCTGTTGCGGATTGTTTAATAGGGGCCGAGCCGCTCTCTGCGCGCCTCCGGAATAGGTAGGATGCAGCTTGACCGGGGGAGTACGGAAACGGCCGGTGCCCGTGTCCACCTAGGGtttccctctgcagagcctttCCATGAGCCACTCTTCAAGTGTGTCGTTGCCCA
Protein-coding sequences here:
- the EGR1 gene encoding early growth response protein 1, with protein sequence MAAAKAEMQLLPPLQISDPFGTFPHSPPAMDTHYPKLEEMMLLSGGGPQFLAPPGAPESAGFGAAGEPGEQHFEHLAADTFPEISLNNEKTLPETSYPNQTTRLPPITYTGRFSLEPAPNTSNTLWPEPLFSLVSGLVGMANAPPTSTPSSSSPSSSSQTPPLSCSVQASENSPIYSAAPTFPNSSSDIFPEPQTQSFPNHSGAPIQYPPPAYSAAKTNFQVPMIPDYLFPQQQGELSLVPADQKPFPALETRAQQPSLTPLSTIKAFATQTGSQELKTLNTNYQSQLLKPSRMRKYPNRPSKTPPHERPYACPVESCDRRFSRSDELTRHIRIHTGQKPFQCRICMRNFSRSDHLTTHIRTHTGEKPFACDICGRKFARSDERKRHTKIHLRQKDKKVEKAAPVSTASPIPAYSSSVTTSYPSSIATTYPSPVRTVYSSPAPSSFPSPAHTTFPSPSIATTYPSGTATFQTQVATSFSSPGVTNNFSSQVTSALSDMTSTFSPRTIEIC